One window from the genome of Haladaptatus paucihalophilus DX253 encodes:
- a CDS encoding ABC transporter substrate-binding protein translates to MTGNNDNGLNRRTYVKGMGLAGTAGVAGLAGCTGGGDDDNGGDNENKNDDGSGKDGKTDYKKLELQHWWTGGDGHAAITALLDGFKEEYPDIEVKPNPIAGGAGQNLKDVVKKRVLQGKPPSSWQAWPGKNLTPYVDNDILHDISDSVWSENGMKDAYRSGPKEVAKLDGKFVAVPLNIHRLNNLFYNTKVVEDAGVDPKSISKPSDLTAAMKKVESNTDAVGMAQQTKSPWSTLQLWAQVLLGESGVKTYNAVMSGKVDANKKAVKNALSIVKEYKAHFNKDSGSLDWQQANKKILKGEAAFFHQGDWAASMYREQENFEYEKQWNHVPFPGTEKMYALNMDSFPFPKQNPSPEATKKFLQYVGSKDAQERFNPKKGSIPPRTDISKEKFGPFLSQQMDDFKNSKSQPPSVAHGLATTPETLTNLKDATASFISNWNVDKTANQFSNSFN, encoded by the coding sequence ATGACAGGCAATAACGACAACGGATTGAATCGACGGACGTACGTCAAAGGAATGGGTCTCGCCGGTACTGCCGGAGTCGCTGGTCTCGCCGGATGCACCGGCGGCGGTGACGACGACAACGGCGGCGACAACGAAAACAAGAACGACGACGGAAGCGGAAAGGACGGTAAGACGGACTACAAGAAGCTCGAACTCCAGCACTGGTGGACGGGCGGCGACGGTCACGCCGCGATTACGGCCCTCCTCGACGGATTCAAGGAGGAGTACCCGGACATCGAAGTCAAACCGAACCCCATCGCGGGTGGTGCGGGACAGAACCTGAAAGACGTCGTGAAAAAGCGCGTCCTCCAAGGCAAGCCGCCGAGCTCGTGGCAGGCGTGGCCCGGAAAGAACCTCACGCCCTACGTCGACAACGACATCCTTCACGACATCAGCGATTCGGTCTGGTCGGAAAACGGAATGAAGGACGCCTATCGGAGCGGTCCGAAGGAGGTCGCCAAGCTGGACGGGAAGTTCGTCGCCGTTCCGCTGAACATCCACCGGCTGAACAACCTCTTTTACAACACGAAGGTCGTCGAAGACGCGGGCGTCGATCCGAAATCCATCTCGAAGCCGTCCGACCTCACCGCCGCGATGAAGAAGGTGGAGAGCAACACGGATGCGGTCGGGATGGCCCAGCAGACGAAATCGCCGTGGTCCACCCTCCAACTGTGGGCGCAGGTCCTCCTCGGCGAGTCGGGCGTGAAGACCTACAACGCCGTGATGAGCGGCAAGGTCGACGCGAACAAGAAGGCCGTGAAAAACGCCCTCTCCATCGTCAAGGAGTACAAGGCGCACTTCAACAAGGACTCCGGGTCGCTCGACTGGCAACAGGCCAACAAGAAGATCCTCAAGGGCGAGGCGGCGTTCTTCCACCAAGGCGACTGGGCGGCGAGCATGTACCGCGAACAGGAGAACTTCGAGTATGAAAAGCAGTGGAACCACGTTCCGTTCCCCGGAACCGAGAAGATGTACGCGCTCAACATGGACTCGTTCCCCTTCCCGAAACAGAACCCGTCGCCGGAGGCGACCAAGAAGTTCCTCCAGTACGTGGGTTCGAAGGACGCACAGGAGCGGTTCAACCCCAAGAAGGGGTCGATTCCGCCGCGGACCGACATCTCCAAGGAGAAGTTCGGGCCGTTCCTCTCCCAGCAGATGGATGACTTCAAGAACTCGAAATCGCAGCCGCCGTCCGTCGCCCACGGATTGGCGACGACGCCGGAAACGTTGACGAACCTGAAAGACGCAACGGCGTCGTTCATCTCGAACTGGAACGTCGATAAAACGGCCAACCAGTTCTCGAATTCGTTCAACTAA
- a CDS encoding thioredoxin domain-containing protein: MRDDRRRVLGVIGAGLSAGIAGCSAFSKDGSPETTGERSGGEQSTTTEEGPAAPETTDTENDSKSASDEGPPEKVEPSPKAYRSVPLPSKPTENEYATMGDDDASVTAKFYGAWKCPYTHDFVLNILPTFIEEYVKPGDVAIEFRAVAYEDGEGFHGPDEPRAARAGLSVWNEDPESYWTYFGTMFQNQNSSPGWATTETLVRIAEEADVSHLSKITSQIEAKKYQSQIERTMDQVHEIPISAVPRIVVGDTVTAPTVNPKKTKAQLDAALGRGSGSDSETTTTTTTNGDDSDTTTTNTTTTTTNTTTTTGTSDTTTTTDDGSGTTTTTTTTTDSGS, translated from the coding sequence GTGAGAGACGATAGAAGAAGAGTGCTCGGCGTCATCGGGGCGGGACTCTCGGCCGGAATTGCGGGGTGTTCGGCCTTCTCGAAGGACGGGAGTCCCGAGACGACGGGCGAACGGTCCGGCGGCGAACAGTCGACTACCACGGAGGAGGGCCCGGCGGCCCCGGAGACGACCGACACCGAAAACGACTCGAAGTCGGCGTCCGACGAGGGTCCCCCGGAGAAGGTCGAACCGTCGCCGAAAGCGTACCGGTCGGTTCCGCTGCCGAGCAAGCCGACCGAGAACGAGTACGCGACGATGGGCGACGACGACGCCTCGGTGACGGCGAAGTTTTACGGCGCGTGGAAGTGCCCGTACACCCACGACTTCGTCCTGAACATCCTACCGACCTTCATCGAGGAGTACGTGAAACCCGGCGACGTGGCCATCGAGTTCCGCGCAGTCGCCTACGAGGACGGCGAAGGGTTCCACGGCCCGGACGAACCCCGCGCCGCACGCGCCGGACTGTCTGTCTGGAACGAGGACCCCGAATCCTACTGGACGTACTTCGGTACGATGTTCCAGAACCAGAACAGTTCGCCGGGGTGGGCGACGACGGAGACGCTCGTCCGCATCGCCGAGGAGGCCGACGTGAGCCACCTCTCCAAAATCACCTCGCAAATCGAGGCGAAAAAGTACCAGTCCCAAATCGAACGGACGATGGACCAGGTACACGAGATTCCGATTTCGGCCGTTCCCCGCATCGTCGTCGGCGACACGGTGACGGCACCGACGGTGAACCCGAAGAAGACGAAAGCGCAACTCGACGCCGCGCTCGGACGTGGGTCGGGGTCGGATTCCGAAACGACCACGACGACTACGACGAACGGCGACGACTCCGACACGACCACCACGAATACAACCACAACGACGACGAATACGACTACAACGACGGGGACGAGCGACACGACAACCACGACCGACGACGGTTCCGGGACGACGACTACCACGACCACGACGACCGACTCCGGCAGTTAG
- a CDS encoding BolA family protein, with amino-acid sequence MNANEVAELIESELNDADATVSHPRGVHDEDHLAATVVSPAFEGKTLVEQHQLVYDALGDHMTTDIHALELKTYTPEEYDQR; translated from the coding sequence ATGAACGCGAACGAAGTCGCCGAACTCATCGAATCCGAACTGAACGACGCGGACGCGACCGTGAGCCACCCGCGGGGCGTCCACGACGAAGACCACCTCGCCGCGACCGTCGTCTCCCCGGCGTTCGAGGGCAAGACGCTGGTCGAACAACACCAGTTGGTCTACGACGCGCTCGGCGACCACATGACGACGGATATCCACGCGCTCGAACTGAAAACGTACACGCCAGAAGAGTACGACCAGCGGTAG
- a CDS encoding PH domain-containing protein: METLNPRVRVVWFVSVLVLAALVGGVLAGVRRFLVEFALTLVGAGVLAAAVIGVAYVLFKYRTWRFEIRDDDLYLERGVFTRVTTVVPFVRVQHVDTQRGPIERLLGLGSVVVYTAGSRGADVTIPGLTPERASELQGRLRNLAVESEYEDAV, encoded by the coding sequence ATGGAGACACTCAACCCCCGCGTCCGCGTCGTTTGGTTCGTGAGCGTCCTCGTCCTCGCGGCGCTCGTCGGCGGTGTGCTCGCCGGGGTTCGTCGGTTTCTCGTCGAGTTCGCGCTCACCCTCGTCGGCGCGGGCGTTCTCGCCGCTGCCGTCATCGGGGTCGCGTACGTCCTGTTCAAGTATCGCACGTGGCGGTTCGAAATCCGCGACGACGACCTGTACCTCGAACGCGGGGTTTTCACCCGCGTCACGACCGTCGTTCCCTTCGTCCGCGTTCAACACGTCGATACGCAACGCGGTCCCATCGAGCGACTGCTCGGCCTCGGCAGCGTCGTCGTCTACACCGCCGGGTCGCGGGGAGCGGACGTGACGATACCCGGACTCACGCCCGAACGGGCGAGCGAACTACAGGGCCGTCTTCGGAACCTCGCGGTCGAGAGCGAGTACGAGGACGCGGTATGA
- the fen gene encoding flap endonuclease-1 yields MGNSALRQLASLEEISFDDIEGSLVAIDAHNWLYRYLTTTVKWTRDEVYTTEDGTEVANLVGVVQGLPKFFEHDLTPVFVFDGHVTDLKSDEIEDRREQREKLEERLEEAREEGDAIEVARLDAHTQRLTPVIQETTRELLDLLDVPVIEAPAEGEAQAAHMARTGAVDYAGTEDYDALLLGAPLTLRQLTSKGNPELMDFEATLDEHDITWEQLVDIAILCGTDFNEGVSGVGPKTALKGVTEHGDLWGVLEERDAYIENVDVIRGMFLEPDVTDEFEFDPEMDPDIEAAREYVTEEWDIREDEVARGFERIEESITQTGLDQWT; encoded by the coding sequence ATGGGAAACTCCGCACTTCGACAGCTCGCATCCCTCGAAGAGATCAGCTTCGACGACATCGAGGGGTCGCTCGTCGCCATCGACGCGCACAACTGGCTCTATCGCTACCTCACGACGACGGTGAAATGGACGCGAGACGAGGTGTACACCACCGAGGACGGCACCGAAGTCGCAAATCTCGTCGGCGTCGTCCAGGGCTTACCGAAATTCTTCGAGCACGACCTGACGCCGGTGTTCGTCTTCGACGGCCACGTGACCGACCTCAAGAGCGACGAAATCGAGGACCGGCGCGAACAGCGCGAGAAACTGGAGGAGCGACTTGAGGAGGCGCGCGAGGAGGGCGACGCAATCGAAGTCGCGCGGCTCGACGCCCACACCCAGCGACTCACCCCCGTCATTCAGGAGACGACGCGGGAACTGCTCGACCTGCTCGACGTGCCGGTCATCGAAGCGCCCGCGGAGGGCGAGGCGCAGGCGGCGCACATGGCGCGAACCGGCGCGGTCGATTACGCCGGGACCGAGGATTACGACGCGCTCTTGCTGGGCGCGCCGCTCACCCTTCGTCAACTGACGAGCAAGGGGAATCCCGAACTGATGGACTTCGAGGCGACGCTCGACGAACACGACATCACGTGGGAGCAGTTGGTCGATATCGCCATCCTCTGTGGCACCGACTTCAACGAAGGTGTCTCCGGCGTCGGCCCGAAGACGGCGCTCAAGGGCGTCACAGAGCACGGCGACCTCTGGGGCGTCCTCGAAGAACGGGACGCGTACATCGAGAACGTGGACGTCATCCGCGGGATGTTCCTCGAACCCGACGTGACCGACGAGTTCGAGTTCGACCCGGAGATGGACCCGGACATCGAGGCGGCGCGCGAGTACGTCACCGAGGAGTGGGACATCCGCGAGGACGAGGTGGCGCGCGGCTTCGAGCGCATCGAAGAGAGCATCACCCAGACCGGCCTCGACCAGTGGACGTAG
- a CDS encoding class II fumarate hydratase, with the protein MSDEDYRIEEDSLGEMKVPADAYWGAQTQRAVENFPISGITFGRRFIRALGIVKKAAAQANEELGMIEEDEAEAIVEAADEVIAGEHDDQFPVDVFQTGSGTSSNMNANEVIANRAAEIYGEEIGDRVIHPNDHVNFGQSSNDVIPTAMHVSALEAVEKDVLPALDTLREALAEKEEEYDGVVKTGRTHLQDATPVRVGQEFGGYRSQIEKGLSRVDHVRDHLSELALGGTAVGTGLNTHPEFPALAADYISEETGIRFREADNHFEAQAAHDAMAEAHGALRTVAGSLNKIANDLRLLASGPRNGLGEIDQPENQPGSSIMPGKINPVVAEAVNQVHKQVVGNDTTVEYGAAEGQIDLNLYKPVLAHNFLESAELLSNVSETFADKFVRKLDVDAEYCEEQVEQSMALATALNPHIGYDKASKAAKEALKEDKTVRQVVIEKGYLSEEEANEIIDPEAMTHRGILGQDE; encoded by the coding sequence ATGAGCGACGAGGATTATCGAATCGAGGAGGACAGCCTCGGGGAGATGAAAGTTCCGGCGGACGCCTACTGGGGCGCACAGACCCAGCGCGCGGTCGAAAACTTCCCCATCTCGGGAATCACGTTCGGGCGGCGGTTCATCCGCGCGCTCGGAATCGTGAAGAAGGCCGCCGCGCAGGCGAACGAGGAACTCGGGATGATAGAAGAGGACGAAGCGGAAGCCATCGTCGAGGCCGCCGACGAGGTTATCGCGGGCGAACACGACGACCAGTTCCCGGTGGACGTCTTCCAAACCGGGTCCGGTACGTCCTCGAACATGAACGCGAACGAGGTCATCGCCAACCGCGCCGCCGAAATCTACGGGGAGGAAATCGGGGACCGCGTGATTCACCCGAACGACCACGTTAACTTCGGCCAGTCGAGCAACGACGTGATTCCGACCGCGATGCACGTCTCCGCGCTCGAAGCCGTCGAAAAGGACGTGCTTCCGGCCCTCGACACCCTCCGCGAGGCGCTCGCGGAGAAAGAAGAGGAGTACGACGGCGTGGTGAAGACGGGCCGCACGCACCTGCAGGACGCCACCCCCGTCCGCGTCGGGCAGGAGTTCGGCGGCTACCGCTCGCAGATAGAGAAGGGACTCTCCCGCGTCGACCACGTTAGGGACCACCTAAGCGAACTCGCGCTCGGCGGAACGGCGGTCGGGACGGGGCTGAACACCCACCCCGAGTTCCCCGCGCTCGCCGCCGACTACATCAGCGAGGAGACCGGCATCCGATTCCGCGAGGCCGACAACCACTTCGAGGCGCAGGCCGCCCACGACGCGATGGCCGAGGCGCACGGCGCGCTCCGCACCGTCGCCGGGTCGCTCAACAAGATAGCGAACGACCTCCGCCTGCTGGCGTCGGGACCGCGCAACGGACTCGGCGAAATCGACCAGCCCGAGAACCAGCCCGGCAGTTCCATCATGCCCGGCAAGATCAACCCCGTCGTCGCGGAAGCCGTCAATCAGGTTCACAAGCAGGTCGTCGGTAACGACACCACCGTCGAGTACGGCGCGGCCGAGGGCCAGATAGACCTCAACCTGTACAAACCCGTCCTCGCGCACAACTTCCTCGAATCGGCGGAACTCCTCTCGAACGTCAGCGAGACGTTCGCGGACAAGTTCGTTCGAAAACTCGACGTCGACGCGGAGTATTGCGAGGAGCAGGTCGAACAGAGCATGGCGCTCGCCACGGCGCTCAACCCGCACATCGGCTACGACAAGGCGTCGAAAGCCGCGAAGGAGGCGCTCAAGGAGGACAAGACCGTCCGGCAGGTCGTCATCGAGAAGGGCTACCTGAGCGAGGAGGAAGCGAACGAGATCATCGACCCCGAAGCGATGACTCACCGCGGCATCCTCGGACAGGACGAGTAA
- a CDS encoding pyridoxamine 5'-phosphate oxidase family protein, giving the protein MSSIPTEFQELFEKPVFAYFATLTPDGLPHVTPVWVDYDADEDRVLVNTERGRRKERNVRENPKVGMGMTDPDDRYRALSVLGEVDEVTEDGAREHIDDLSRRYTGEEYQPEIRTARVLLKIRPDEVIAHGGD; this is encoded by the coding sequence ATGTCATCCATCCCGACGGAGTTTCAGGAGTTGTTCGAGAAGCCGGTGTTCGCGTACTTCGCCACGCTCACGCCGGACGGCCTGCCGCACGTAACGCCGGTGTGGGTCGATTACGACGCCGACGAGGACAGAGTGCTGGTCAACACCGAACGCGGTCGGCGCAAGGAGCGAAACGTACGAGAGAATCCGAAAGTCGGAATGGGGATGACGGACCCCGACGACCGCTACCGGGCGCTCTCCGTCCTCGGCGAGGTGGACGAAGTAACCGAAGACGGTGCCCGGGAACACATCGACGACCTCTCACGACGATACACCGGCGAGGAGTACCAACCGGAGATTCGAACGGCGCGGGTCCTCCTCAAAATTCGCCCCGACGAGGTTATCGCTCACGGCGGGGACTGA
- a CDS encoding class I SAM-dependent methyltransferase, with protein sequence MTPTDGDIGHFDRIARFYDSFSPESDSDVLREGLEQAERPIERIADVAGGTGRAVRALDVNEEVVVDASAGMLAQAHSHGLACVRGDATRLPLASESVDAAVISDALHHIGDPDATLAEVERILRPGGVLIVREYNPATVRGWFLVRGEHLLGMDSTFVTPEALVRKLDAANLVPRVRNRGFDYTVAGVKPTPGTP encoded by the coding sequence ATGACCCCTACCGACGGCGACATCGGGCACTTCGACCGCATCGCGCGCTTTTACGACTCCTTCTCGCCGGAATCGGACTCCGACGTCCTCCGCGAGGGACTCGAACAGGCGGAGCGTCCGATAGAGCGAATCGCCGACGTCGCCGGGGGAACCGGTCGTGCCGTTCGGGCCTTGGATGTCAACGAGGAGGTCGTGGTCGATGCGTCGGCGGGGATGCTCGCACAGGCCCACAGTCACGGCTTGGCCTGCGTGCGCGGCGACGCTACGAGACTGCCGCTGGCGAGCGAGTCCGTCGATGCCGCCGTCATCTCCGACGCGCTGCATCACATCGGCGACCCGGACGCGACGCTCGCGGAGGTCGAGCGAATCCTCCGTCCGGGCGGCGTGCTCATCGTCCGCGAGTACAACCCGGCGACGGTCCGCGGGTGGTTCCTCGTCCGCGGCGAACACCTGCTGGGGATGGACTCGACGTTCGTCACGCCGGAGGCCTTGGTTCGGAAGTTGGACGCCGCGAATCTCGTCCCGCGCGTTCGAAATCGCGGATTCGACTACACCGTCGCGGGCGTCAAGCCGACACCGGGAACGCCATAA
- a CDS encoding GNAT family N-acetyltransferase encodes MEYAVLGWPDDGPKIRLDYERFSYAGKFVMSNTGKAVVRAERPSERPPVSFGDESVVAAIAFNEDRTDDGTMWLRYVTVHADRRGEGIGPKLARFTTERIHDRGYHRVKIAVNNPYAYQALYRAGFGFTGEDTGLAELVLEHPRPVAGRERYQDGLDRYRERDLSSGEQAFLASKEGATPPRE; translated from the coding sequence ATGGAGTATGCGGTATTGGGCTGGCCGGACGACGGGCCGAAGATACGCCTCGACTACGAGCGGTTCAGCTACGCGGGCAAGTTCGTGATGTCGAACACGGGGAAGGCCGTCGTCCGCGCCGAGCGGCCGTCGGAACGCCCGCCGGTGAGCTTCGGCGACGAATCGGTCGTCGCAGCCATCGCGTTCAACGAGGACCGAACCGACGACGGGACGATGTGGCTCCGGTACGTGACCGTGCACGCCGACCGACGCGGCGAGGGAATCGGCCCGAAACTCGCCCGATTCACGACGGAGCGGATTCACGACCGGGGATATCACCGCGTGAAAATCGCGGTAAACAACCCCTACGCGTACCAAGCGCTCTACCGGGCGGGGTTCGGGTTCACCGGCGAGGACACCGGGTTGGCCGAACTCGTCTTGGAACATCCACGTCCCGTAGCGGGGCGCGAGCGCTATCAGGACGGCTTGGACCGCTACCGCGAGCGCGACCTCTCGTCGGGGGAACAAGCATTTCTTGCGTCGAAGGAGGGAGCGACTCCCCCGCGGGAGTGA
- a CDS encoding carbohydrate ABC transporter permease: MQRIYRKLKRLVSGEDESLRADGGTTVEHAESESLLSSEFVQSLPFWLPPFLLMGFFVYGAIGWNFIISLTDFETFQLPTYKLSALDFEMYRQLFNDPGFWTAARNTLVLLVAFTGLCLVFGLILAIIVDRDIRFENTFRTIYLLPMSLSFVVTAKFWAWMYNFNSGMINVTFRSFGLDFLAHQWISDPTTKLAAVIFALIWQFSGYAMVVYLAGLRAIPDEHFEAARVDGASTWRMYRRVIVPQLRASTVSAAVVLMVFALKAFDFLYVMFGRQPGPAADILATMMYREAFGSLHWAYGSAIAIVLFVMALAVVTPYLYNEYRRGEL, from the coding sequence ATGCAACGAATATACAGAAAATTGAAGCGGTTGGTATCCGGCGAGGACGAATCGCTCCGCGCCGACGGCGGAACGACGGTCGAGCACGCGGAGAGCGAGTCACTGCTATCGAGCGAGTTCGTCCAGAGCCTCCCGTTCTGGTTGCCGCCGTTCCTGTTGATGGGCTTTTTCGTGTACGGTGCCATCGGCTGGAACTTCATCATCTCGCTTACGGATTTCGAGACGTTCCAACTGCCGACGTACAAACTCTCGGCGCTCGATTTCGAGATGTACCGGCAGTTGTTCAACGACCCGGGATTCTGGACGGCGGCGCGGAACACGCTCGTCCTGCTCGTCGCGTTCACCGGGTTGTGTCTCGTCTTCGGGTTGATCCTGGCCATCATCGTCGACCGGGACATCCGGTTCGAGAACACGTTCCGAACCATCTACTTGCTCCCCATGAGCCTCTCGTTCGTGGTGACGGCGAAGTTCTGGGCGTGGATGTACAACTTCAACAGCGGGATGATCAACGTCACCTTCCGGAGCTTCGGTCTCGACTTTCTGGCCCACCAGTGGATAAGCGACCCGACGACGAAGTTGGCCGCGGTCATCTTCGCGCTCATCTGGCAGTTCAGCGGGTACGCGATGGTCGTCTACCTCGCGGGCTTGCGGGCGATTCCGGACGAGCACTTCGAGGCGGCGCGGGTCGACGGCGCGAGCACGTGGCGCATGTACCGCCGCGTCATCGTGCCGCAGCTTCGGGCCTCGACCGTCAGCGCGGCGGTCGTGCTCATGGTCTTCGCGCTGAAGGCGTTCGACTTCCTGTACGTGATGTTCGGCCGTCAGCCCGGTCCCGCCGCGGACATCCTCGCGACGATGATGTACCGCGAGGCGTTCGGCTCGCTTCACTGGGCGTACGGGTCCGCCATCGCCATCGTCCTCTTCGTGATGGCGCTGGCAGTCGTGACGCCGTACCTGTACAACGAATATCGACGAGGTGAACTATGA
- a CDS encoding carbohydrate ABC transporter permease gives MSGTPAAPDPENRTWTDRVRRSVRTTSTSRALLYVVLFALVAFYLAPLEAGIMTAFKTQNAFNTSLPFFPPLGDGFTLEAWRVALDKLQSGLVNSLLLAIPATVLSATLGSFAAYGITNVDWKYQMPIVALFVAGIFIPYQAVLVPLARLFTIVDTQALLSPLWGLPFMHEYYANLINLIIAHTAYGIPITFLLFRSYYRNFSDEMLEAARLDGASVFSIYRNIVLPLSKPMFAVTLIYQFTQVWNDLLFALVIIPSGSGSSAPVTVALNNLSGGIIQSFGLQMAGAFIAAIPTLIVYVLFGDQFAKGVAS, from the coding sequence ATGAGCGGAACACCGGCCGCACCCGACCCCGAAAATCGGACGTGGACGGACCGGGTGAGACGCAGCGTTCGAACGACGAGCACGAGCAGGGCGCTGTTGTACGTCGTGTTGTTCGCGCTCGTCGCGTTCTACCTCGCACCGCTGGAAGCGGGTATCATGACGGCGTTCAAGACCCAAAACGCGTTCAACACGTCGCTGCCGTTCTTCCCCCCGCTCGGAGACGGGTTCACGCTCGAAGCGTGGCGCGTCGCGTTGGACAAACTTCAGTCCGGGTTGGTGAACAGCCTGCTGTTGGCCATCCCGGCGACCGTCCTGTCGGCGACGCTCGGTAGTTTCGCCGCCTACGGCATCACCAACGTCGATTGGAAGTACCAGATGCCCATCGTCGCGCTGTTCGTCGCGGGTATCTTCATCCCGTATCAGGCGGTGCTGGTGCCGCTCGCACGGTTGTTCACCATCGTGGACACGCAGGCGCTTCTCTCGCCGCTGTGGGGACTGCCGTTCATGCACGAGTACTACGCGAACCTCATCAATCTCATCATCGCGCACACGGCGTACGGGATTCCCATCACGTTCCTGCTGTTCCGGTCGTACTACCGGAACTTCTCGGACGAGATGTTGGAGGCGGCGCGACTCGACGGCGCGAGCGTGTTCAGCATCTACCGGAACATCGTCCTTCCGCTGTCGAAGCCGATGTTCGCCGTGACGCTCATTTACCAGTTCACGCAGGTCTGGAACGACCTCCTGTTCGCGCTGGTCATCATCCCGAGCGGGAGCGGTTCGTCGGCACCGGTGACGGTCGCGTTGAACAACTTGAGCGGCGGTATCATCCAATCGTTCGGCCTGCAGATGGCCGGGGCGTTCATCGCGGCGATACCCACGCTCATCGTCTACGTCCTGTTCGGAGACCAGTTCGCAAAAGGAGTTGCAAGCTAA
- a CDS encoding ABC transporter ATP-binding protein, whose translation MAKLTLDGVTKVFDDGGDDIVAVDSADVDIDDGEFLVLVGPSGCGKSTTLRMIAGLETVSTGEIRLGETVINDQPPTARNIAMVFQSYALYPHMTVRQNMSFGLEESTDMPKSEITQTVEDAAEMLGIADLLDRKPGELSGGQQQRVALGRAIVRDPEVFLMDEPLSNLDAKLRSQMRTELQRLQEDLGVTTVYVTHDQTEAMTMGDKIAILNDGKLQQVATPIEAYHQPANRFVAGFIGEPSMNFFEMERNGDSLVGEWFEYPLSSETAAELDDAERVTLGVRPEDVELVASGSGDHEFRTVVDVVEPMGNENNVYLRFAGGDESKPMEERETFVATLSGMRTIEDGQEVIARIPEEAIHLFDAETGTALRNRRLDQEATIPNR comes from the coding sequence ATGGCTAAGCTCACACTCGACGGCGTGACGAAGGTGTTCGACGACGGCGGCGACGACATCGTTGCGGTCGATTCGGCGGACGTCGACATCGACGACGGCGAATTCCTCGTCCTCGTCGGTCCGTCCGGATGCGGAAAATCGACGACGCTCCGCATGATAGCGGGGCTCGAAACCGTCTCGACTGGCGAGATTCGCCTCGGCGAGACGGTCATCAACGACCAACCGCCGACGGCGCGCAACATCGCCATGGTGTTCCAGTCCTACGCGCTCTATCCGCACATGACCGTGCGCCAGAACATGAGCTTCGGGCTGGAGGAATCGACGGACATGCCGAAAAGCGAAATCACGCAGACTGTCGAGGACGCCGCCGAGATGCTCGGCATCGCGGACCTCCTCGACCGCAAACCCGGCGAACTTTCCGGCGGGCAACAACAGCGCGTCGCGCTCGGCCGCGCCATCGTCCGGGACCCGGAAGTGTTCCTGATGGACGAGCCGCTGTCGAACCTCGACGCGAAGCTTCGGTCGCAGATGCGCACCGAACTCCAGCGGTTGCAGGAGGACCTCGGCGTGACGACCGTCTACGTCACCCACGACCAGACGGAGGCGATGACGATGGGCGATAAAATCGCCATCCTCAACGACGGGAAACTCCAGCAGGTCGCCACCCCCATCGAGGCGTATCACCAACCGGCGAACCGATTCGTCGCCGGGTTCATCGGCGAGCCGTCGATGAACTTCTTCGAGATGGAGCGGAACGGCGATTCGCTCGTCGGCGAGTGGTTCGAATATCCGCTGTCCTCGGAGACGGCAGCGGAACTCGACGACGCCGAGCGCGTGACGCTCGGCGTCCGACCCGAGGACGTGGAACTCGTCGCCAGCGGCAGCGGCGACCACGAATTCCGGACCGTCGTCGATGTCGTCGAACCGATGGGTAACGAGAACAACGTCTACCTTCGGTTCGCGGGCGGCGACGAGTCGAAACCGATGGAGGAACGGGAAACCTTCGTCGCGACGCTCAGCGGAATGCGGACCATCGAGGACGGGCAGGAGGTCATCGCCCGGATTCCCGAGGAAGCGATACACCTGTTCGATGCCGAGACGGGAACGGCGCTTCGCAACCGGCGTCTCGACCAAGAGGCGACGATTCCGAATCGCTGA
- a CDS encoding DUF3054 domain-containing protein, whose product MSSAFGTRRFDRSSTTAGLVIGDVMVLVVLLGIGSMNHNENIIGNPGYFAGTVAPFLIGWIIASLVVGLYSSRARRSVRSSVLLADGTWVIAALIGAGLRATSFFHGESPLTFVLVMLGFGLLFMTVWRLVASVASNAL is encoded by the coding sequence ATGAGCAGTGCGTTCGGCACCCGACGGTTCGACCGCTCGTCAACCACGGCAGGACTGGTCATCGGCGACGTGATGGTGTTGGTCGTCCTCCTCGGAATCGGGAGTATGAACCACAACGAGAACATCATCGGGAATCCCGGCTACTTCGCCGGGACCGTCGCGCCGTTCCTCATCGGGTGGATAATCGCGTCGCTCGTCGTCGGACTGTACAGTTCACGCGCGCGTCGGTCGGTCCGCAGTTCGGTGCTGTTAGCGGACGGAACGTGGGTCATCGCCGCGCTCATCGGAGCGGGCCTTCGCGCGACGTCGTTCTTCCACGGCGAGTCGCCGCTCACGTTCGTCCTCGTCATGCTCGGCTTCGGACTGCTCTTCATGACCGTCTGGCGACTCGTGGCGAGCGTCGCGTCGAACGCGTTGTAA